In the Quercus lobata isolate SW786 chromosome 5, ValleyOak3.0 Primary Assembly, whole genome shotgun sequence genome, one interval contains:
- the LOC115992438 gene encoding membrane protein PM19L-like — MAAGQMKQVASLLLLLNFCMYVIVLGIGSWAINRAIDHGFIIGPGFDLPAHFSPIYFPMGNAATGFFVTYAMIAGVVGVAAVISGVNHIRLWTADSLPSAASAAAIAWSLTALAMGFACKEIELRLRNSRLRTMEAFLIILSVTQLLYIAAIHGAASTPRR; from the exons ATGGCTGCTGGGCAAATGAAACAAGTTGCCAGTCTCCTTTTGCTCCTAAATTTCTGCATGTATGTTATTGTTTTAGGCATTGGTTCTTGGGCTATTAATAGAGCCATTGATCACGGTTTCATCAttg GACCTGGATTTGATCTTCCAGCACATTTCTCACCCATATACTTTCCAATGGGAAATGCTGCCACCGGGTTCTTTGTCACATACGCTATGATTGCCGGAGTCGTTGGAGTGGCAGCAGTAATATCTGGAGTCAACCATATTCGTTTGTGGACTGCTGATAGCTTGCCATCTGCGGCTTCAGCTGCTGCTATTGCTTGGTCTCTGACTGCCCTTGCTATGGG GTTTGCTTGCAAAGAGATTGAACTCCGACTCAGAAATTCTCGTCTG AGAACAATGGAGGCATTCCTAATTATCCTTTCAGTTACGCAGCTTCTATACATAGCAGCCATTCATGGTGCTGCAAGTACACCAAGAAGATAA
- the LOC115991677 gene encoding uncharacterized protein LOC115991677: MPSGAKKRKAAKKKKEAHPNTNTNLSISTKNPQGQGNEDLKSQDGKESDGGDVSTPASQDQDSDQSPFNEGNEELEERDTSTTRSFVAEDKSMEGGTFVDEGEQKIVVEDDGAVKIERELKSDDNSKSKNGTFEHIKSANQSRDGDDRSSSSSSSDDETRVIEQKPKEEAYNSVLEVSSHDDQVKPVDSCPEEVVWVKETVNSIAQSVPIVDSVNSIAESAPIVDSVKSLVSVSEEKIHITESAPVENLVIADLVESGSKEIEKKFSLKLNEAPTAVTDLALEKNEDKVFPLSDENVQAHLTVVESVSNGYEDKTLPSSSAPVAATSNDAASVKDPEIPESSENEPLVAPAPQVVQRSSWLGCCGLFDVLTGSGR, from the exons ATGCCATCAGGTGCTAAGAAGAGAAAAgctgcaaagaaaaagaaggaagccCACCCCAACACCAACACTAACCTCTCAATCTCAACCAAAAATCCTCAAGGACAAG GAAATGAAGATCTGAAATCCCAAGATGGGAAGGAAAGTGATGGTGGTGATGTTAGTACCCCTGCTTCTCAGGACCAAGATAGCGACCAAAGTCCATTCAATGAGGGGAATGAGGaattggaggagagagacacaTCAACCACTCGGTCATTTGTTGCTGAGGACAAGTCTATGGAGGGAGGGACTTTTGTTGATGAGGGTGAGCAGAAAATAGTCGTAGAGGATGATGGTGCTGTTAAAATTGAAAGGGAACTTAAATCTGACGATAATTCCAAGAGCAAAAATGGTACCTTTGAGCATATCAAGTCCGCCAACCAATCACGTGATGGGGATGATCGGAGCTCTAGCAGTAGTAGTTCAGATGATGAGACCCGAGTCATTGAGCAGAAGCCAAAAGAGGAAGCTTACAATTCAGTTTTGGAAGTAAGCTCACATGATGATCAAGTGAAGCCAGTTGATTCTTGTCCAGAAGAGGTGGTCTGGGTTAAGGAGACTGTTAATTCAATTGCACAAAGTGTCCCCATTGTTGATTCTGTTAATTCAATTGCAGAGAGTGCCCCCATTGTTGATTCTGTTAAGTCATTGGTATCtgtgtccgaggagaaaatTCACATTACTGAAAGTGCTCCAGTTGAGAATCTAGTGATTGCTGATTTGGTTGAATCAGGATCaaaagaaattgagaaaaaattttcacttaAATTAAATGAGGCCCCGACAGCTGTGACAGATTTGGCATTGGAGAAAAATGAGGATAAAGTATTTCCTTTATCAGATGAAAATGTTCAAGCACACTTGACTGTGGTGGAATCTGTGTCAAATGGATATGAGGATAAAACATTGCCATCATCAAGTGCTCCTGTTGCTGCAACTAGTAATGATGCAGCATCTGTTAAAGATCCTGAGATTCCTGAATCTTCTGAAAACGAG CCTCTGGTAGCACCAGCTCCACAAGTAGTGCAAAGAAGTTCCTGGTTGGGTTGCTGTGGATTGTTTGATGTGCTAACGGGCTCTGGAAGATAA
- the LOC115990839 gene encoding uncharacterized protein LOC115990839, translating into MWNRRNSLKFGYPTVAVDCISSKASAMLQEFLSVQASPVTAPTTAALHQWRPLEYPFFMANFDATVFKTSSFIGIGVIIRDGMGEAIGALTMPIPLANSVATMEALACCRAVLFAKEIGLSDMIFEGDSAEVIQAITQENSDHLDFGHIIDDIRILASDLNSFQFCHVKRNCNVVANALAKRAKNSSSLDVWLEDVSDDIVHLLSFDIP; encoded by the coding sequence ATGTGGAACCGTCGCAACTCATTGAAATTTGGCTACCCAACAGTAGCTGTGGACTGTATCAGCTCCAAGGCAAGTGCCATGCTTCAAGAATTTCTATCGGTGCAAGCCTCCCCTGTTACGGCTCCCACAACTGCTGCTCTTCACCAATGGAGACCTCTAGAGTATCCATTTTTCATGGCAAACTTCGATGCTACGGTATTCAAGACCAGCTCCTTCATTGGTATCGGTGTGATCATTCGAGACGGCATGGGAGAAGCAATTGGAGCTCTAACAATGCCAATCCCTTTAGCCAACTCAGTAGCAACCATGGAAGCTTTGGCTTGTTGTAGGGCGGTGCTGTTCGCCAAGGAAATAGGACTCTCAGACATGATCTTTGAAGGTGATTCTGCAGAAGTGATCCAAGCAATCACCCAAGAGAATTCGGACCACCTGGACTTTGGTCACATTATTGATGATATTAGGATTTTAGCTTCAGACTTAAACTCATTTCAGTTTTGTCATGTGAAACGTAACTGTAACGTAGTTGCTAATGCTCTCGCTAAAAGAGCAAAAAATTCGTCGAGCTTAGATGTTTGGCTTGAAGATGTATCGGATGATATTGTTCACCTTCTTTCTTTTGATATTCCTTAA